TTTTAATTAATGATTCACCAGTCATATCTTCTGGTTGTTCTACTCCAAGTAAGTCAATAAGTGTTGGTGCTAAGTCAGCTAGACGACCACCACTTCTTACTTCTACCCCTTCTTTTGTAACAATAACAGGAACAGGGTTTGTTGTATGAGTTGTCATAGGTGAGTCGCTATCTGTTAATACTTCATCAGAATTACCATGATCAGCTGTAATGATAGCTGTACCATTCATGGATAAAATTTTATCCACAACTTCACCTAAACATTCATCGACTGCTTCAATTGCTTTGACAGTAGGTTCAAGCATACCACTATGACCTACCATATCAGGATTAGCAAAGTTTAAGATAATTAAATCTAAATCACCTTTATCTAATTCACCAATTAATGCATCTTTCACTTCGTAAGCACTCATTTCAGGTTTCAAGTCGTAAGTAGCGACTTTAGGTGAGTCGATTAGGACGCGACGTTCACCTTTAAACTCTGCATGTTGGCCACCACTCATGAAATACGTAACATGAGGGAATTTTTCTGTTTCAGCAATTCTTAATTGATTTAAGCTATTTTTTTCTGCAACTTCACCAATCGTATTTTTAATATCAACTGGTTTAAATGCAACTTTAGCGAAAACATCGTCACTATAGTTCGTAAATGTTACAAAGAATAAATCTTCAAGTTTACGTTTAATTTCGAAACCTTCGAATTTTTCATTTGTATATACTTGACTAAGTTGAGCCGCTCTATCTGGACGGAAGTTAAAGAATATCATTGAATCATGACTATTAACGCCCGTATTTTCAACGCCTTTTTCTTCGTCTTTAACGATAAATGGCATAACGAATTCATCTGTTAAACCTTCTTTATAATTAGCTTCTACACCTTCAATAGCATTTGTGAAGACAGGACCTACACCGTTAGACATCGCATCATAAGCTTTTTCTTCACGATCCCAACGATTATCTCTGTCCATTGCATAGTAACGTCCAGAAATAGAAGCAAATTGACCAATACCTAATTCTTTAAATTTATTTTCAGTTTCTTCAATATATTTAAGAGCAGATTTTTGATCAACGTCACGTCCATCAAGGAAACCATGAACATAGACTTTTTCAACACCTTGTTGTTTAGCTAATTCTAAAAGTGCAAATAAATGTTTATAGTGACTGTGCACACCGCCGTCAGATAATAGACCCATTAAATGCAATGTAGAATCATTTTTAACGACATGGTTCATCGCTTGTTTTAATTCTTCAATTTCAAAGAAATCGCCATCTTTAATAGATTTATTAATTCTTGTTAAACTTTGGTATACGACTCTTCCAGCACCAATATTTAAATGACCTACTTCAGAATTACCCATTTGACCTTCTGGTAGACCAACATCTAAACCACATGCAGATAATTCGTTATGTGGATATTTGTTGTAATATCTATCAAAATTCGGTTTGTTAGCTAGTTTTACCGCATTACCGTGTTCTTCTTCACGATTTGCAAAACCGTCAAGAATGATAAGTGCTGTTGGTTGTTTAGCCATTATTTAGCACCCTCTAAAAGTGCAACGAATGAATCAACTTTTAATGAAGCGCCGCCAACTAATGCGCCATCGATATCTGATTGAGCCATATATTCTTTAATGTTTTCTGGTTTAACACTACCGCCGTATTGAACACGTAATGAATCAGCTGCTTCTTGAGAGAACGCACCTGCTACAACTTTACGTACGTGAGCACACATTTCATTAGCATCTTCTGAATTTGAAGATTTACCAGTGCCAATTGCCCAAATAGGTTCATAAGCGATTACTGAAGCTTTTACTTGCTCTTCAGAAAAGCCTTTAAGCGCTGCTTCTACTTGTCCGCCTACTACTGATTCAGCTTTACCAGATTCTCTTTCTTCTAATGTTTCACCTACACAAATGATTGGTGTCATGTTGTGAGAGAATACTGCTAATGCTTTTTTATTAACATCTTCATCAGTTTCGCCGAAGTATTCACGACGTTCAGAATGTCCTAATACTACATATTTAACACCTAAATCTTCAAGTGCTGCTGGAGAAGTTTCACCAGTGAACGCACCATTATCTTCAAAGTACGCATTTTGAGCACCAATTTGTAATCCTTGTGCTACGCCTTCTTTAGTTAAATTAACAAGTGCATCTAAATGTAAAGTTGGTGCACAAATTACTGAATCTACTTCGTTAGTATCTGGTAATGCTGGAAGTTCATTAGCAAAGTCTTTTGCTTCTTGAACTGTTTTATTCATTTTCCAGTTACCTGCGATAATTGGTTTTCTCATGATATATAAACTCCTTTTATGATTATTTTTCAGAAATAGCTACGATACCAGGTAATTCTTTACCTTCTAGATATTCTAGAGAAGCTCCGCCACCTGTTGAAATGTGTGAAAAGTCATCAGCAAATCCTAAGTCCATAGCTGCCGCTGCAGAATCTCCACCACCGATGATAGTCGTTGCATTTTCTAAACTTGCGATTGCTTTACATACTCCAATTGTACCTTTTGCAAAGTTACTTAATTCAAACACACCCATAGGACCATTCCATACTACTGTGTTTGCACCTTGTAATGCTTCACTAAATAATTCAATTGATTTTGGACCAATATCCATTGATTCTTGATCAGCTGGAATTTCATCAGCAGAAACAATCGTGATTTCAGCGTCATTTGAAAATTCTTTAGCTACTTTACAATCTACTGGTAAGATAATTTTATCGCCAGCACGGTCAAGTAATTCTTTAGCAAAATCAACTTTATCTTCTTCTAAAAGTGATAGTCCTATTTCTTTACCTTGAGCTTTGAAGAATGTATAAGCCATTCCGCCACCGATAATTACTTTATCAGCTATAGTAAGTAAGTTTTCAATTACACCAATTTTATCTGAAACTTTCGCTCCACCTAAAATTGCTACTAATGGACGTTCTGGTTCACTTACGACACCACCGATAAATTTAATTTCTTTATCCATTAAGAAACCTGATGCTGTTTCAACGTTAGATGCAATTCCAACGTTTGAAGCATGTTCACGGTGAGCTGTACCGAATGCATCATTGATGAAGATGTCACCTAATGAAGCCCAGTATTTACCTAACTCAGGATCATTTTTAGATTCTTTTTTACCATCAACATCTTCGAAACGTGTATTTTCAACTACTAATACATTGCCTTCTGATAAACCATTGACAGCATTCTCTAATTCTTCACCACGAGTTTCAGGTACAAATGTTACTTCTTTATTTAATAGTTCACTTAAGCGTTCTGCTACTGGTTTAAGTGATAATTCTTTTTTATCTTCTTCTGTTTTCACTTTACCTAAATGTGAGAATAAAATAACTTTACCGCCTTGCTCGATAATGTATTTTATTGTAGGAAGCGCCTGAACGATTCTGTTATCGTTCGTAATTTTACCATCTTTCATTGGTACGTTAAAATCTGCTCTTACAAGTACTTTTTTACCTTTTACATCTACGTCTTTAACATTCTTCTTTGCCATGACTTGTCTTCCTCCTCTAGATAATAGAAAATGCGATATGATTAAAAATAAGCGGTGAAGCGATGTGCTCCCCGCTTACTCATAAGCATAACCTATTTAGTTCATTTTTTTAAATTATTTGTTAGCTTGAGCTGCTAAATATTCTAAAGTACGAACTAATTGTGAAGTGTAAGACATTTCATTGTCATACCAAGATACAGTTTTAACTAATTGACGATCTCCAACAGTCATTACACGAGTTTGAGTTGCATCGAATAATGAACCGTAAGTGATACCAATGATATCAGAAGAAACGATTTCGTCTTCAGTGTAACCGAATGAATCATTTGTAGCATTTTTCATAGCTTCATTGATTTCTTCTACTGAAACTTCTTTGTCTAATACTGCTGTTAATTCTGTTACTGAACCAGTTGCTACTGGTACACGTTGAGCTGATCCATCTAATTTACCTTTTAAGTCTGGGATTACTAAGCCGATTGCTTTAGCAGCACCAGTTGAGTTAGGTACGATGTTTTGAGCCGCAGCACGAGCACGACGGAAGTCACCTTTAGAATGTGGAGCATCTAAAGTATTTTGGTCACCAGTGTAAGCGTGAATAGTCATCATTAGACCTTCAACGATACCGAATTGGTTATTTAATACTTGAGCCATTGGAGCTAAACAGTTAGTTGTACAAGACGCACCTGAAACGATTTCTTCTGAACCGTCTAATTCGTCATGGTTAACGTTATAAACGATTGTTTTTAAATCGCCTGAAGCTGGAGCTGAAATTAATACTTTTTTAGCGCCTGCATCGATGTGAGCTGAAGCTTTTTCTTTATCAGCGAAGAAACCAGTACATTCTAATACTACGTCGATATCTAAATCGCCCCATGGTAATTCTTTAGGGTTAGGATTTTCGAAAGTTTTGATTTCTTTACCGTTTACGCGGAATCCGCCTTCGATAACTTCTACTTCATCTTTGAAACGACCTTGTGTTGAATCGTATTTTAATAAATGAGCTAACATTGCGTCATCTGTTAAATCGTTGATTGCTACTACTTCGATATTTTCTACCTCTTGTAATCTTCTGAATGCTAAACGACCTATTCTTCCAAAACCATTAATTGCTACTTTAGTTGCCATGAATGATGGCCTCCTTTATATTTGTTATTTCAAAAAGGGTTTGAAACCTTTTATTCCAAGTTAATCATTGCTTTTGCAGCACCTTCATCTGTTATAAGAATGGTGTTCTTAGGTGCTATCTCAAGATAAGCTTTAATTGCTTCTGCTTTAGAAGCACCTCCCGCTACTGCAAAAATGTTTGTCTTCGTTGCCAAATCTTCTAGTTGCAAACCGATTGTTTTAACACGATGTACGACTTCACCTTTGGAATCAAAATAATATCCAAAAGCTTCTCCGACTGCATGATGATGTTTCAATTGGCTTAATACTTCTTCAGAAGTCTTTCTTCTTTGTGCCATCTTCAGCGCATCACCAATACCGTGAATGATAAAATCTGAATGACGTATTGCATCAAGCACCTCAATAACTGCAGGTTCTTTCAACAAAGTTTCATACGAACTTTCGCTTACTTGATCTGGAACATACAAAACCTTATATGACCCGCCTGTTCGATTTGCCATACTTGCACAAATTGTATTTGCTTGGAATACTACGTTTTCTCCCAAACCACCACGCGCTGGCGTGAACAAAATGTCTTTATCTAATGGGTGCAACGACTCACTAACCCTGGCCATTGTAGAACCACCAGTTACTGAAACAGAAGCATTATCATATAATGACTGTTCGAGTAATTCAGCTGTCACTGTACCCATTTCTGCTTTAACCGTCTCATCTGAATCTGAATTACCTCTTACTATATGTGCTTTCACACCATATCGATTAAATATTTCTTCCTCAATATGATTAAAGCTTGAATATAGCGTTAAGTAATGTGATAACGAAGCGAGAATGCGCTCCCCTGTTTCGGTCAATTTCATACCTGTTGACTGAACGCTGACTAAATCTTGTTGTTTTAAAATTTCTATTTCAGTTCTCAATACCCGCTCAGTAACATTCATAACATCACTTAACGTTCTTCGACCAATAGGTTGCTTCTTCTCAATCGTCGATAAAATATTAAAACGTCGATACATCTTGTCAATCAAGTCAGGAACTAGTCTATGTTGTATCTTCAATAAATCTTCCATAAACAAGTCGCCTCCTTATAGATTAACAGATGGGCAAAATCTAACCTAGGTTAGACGTTTTTCGTCCCATGCGGGTCAAAAAAATAATATCTGTTTACAGTTTTATAATACACCCCCCATATAGAGATTGCAAGTTAAAAGCGTCTCACATTAGTTCAAGTCATCATACGCTTCAATCAAAGTGACAAAATCAATATGCCCTTCTTGCAACACAACACCTTTATACTCAACAACTGGCACTCTTAGCATAAATTTTTCATGTAATGTATCGTCTTCTTCTATATTAATAGTATCAACCTTAATATCATGATTATATGATTCTTTAAAAAAATCTATTTGTATTTTCGCATCTTCACACAACCCACAATTTAATCCAACATAAAATTTGATAGTCATAAAATCATCCTTCATTATAATAAGCCTCCCCGAGACGAATTGAACGCCCATCTCAAGAACCGGAATCTTGCGTGTTATCCTTTACACTACGGAGAGTTAAATCTTAATTATTAATTTATATTCACTTAACATCTTACACATATAATAGAACTATCAACTATAAGGAGTGAGAAGATTTATGACGATTAATCAAGCAGAAAACATCATTAGAAAAAGATGTGAACACTTTAATATATAAGTCACTCAAATCCATTGCACTCAGCTCGTTGATTACGGAAACTATTATATCATTTATGCGAACATTGACAACTCATGTCGCAAATTTCCAGTGTATAAATCAGCTATTTAAGTTATAATATTCATCAGTAGGTCATATATTTTGACCATGTTTGACTTTGTAGTGTATGATATGGTCATTAAGATATTCAAAGGAGGATTAACTGATGAATTTAATACCAACAGTTATCGAAACAACAAATCGCGGAGAACGCGCTTATGATATTTACTCACGTTTACTGAAAGACCGCATTATTATGTTAGGTTCAGCTATTGATGACAACGTAGCGAACTCAATCGTATCGCAATTATTATTCTTACAAGCACAAGACTCTGAGAAAGATATATACTTATATATCAACTCACCAGGCGGAAGCGTAACAGCTGGTTTCGCTATTTATGATACAATTCAACACATCAAACCAGACGTACAAACAATTTGTATCGGTATGGCTGCATCAATGGGTTCATTCCTATTATCAGCTGGTGCAAAAGGTAAACGTTTCGCACTACCTAACAGTGAAGTAATGATTCACCAACCATTAGGTGGCGCACAAGGACAAGCTACAGAAATCGAAATTGCAGCTCGTCATATTTTACGCACACGTGAAAAATTAAATAAAATTTTATCTGAAAGAACTGGACAACCAATTGAAAAAATTGAAAAAGACACAGATCGTGATAACTTCTTAACAGCTGAAGAAGCTAAAGAATATGGTTTAATCGATGATGTTATGCATCCAGAAGATATCAAATCAAATTAATATAAAAAAAGCATCCGGGACTATAATAGTCTCGGATGCTTTTTTAAGTTCATAAACGAAGTTTAAATCCAATACTTTATCAACTTTTCTTAATAAATTTTCATCTATATTAAAAAATATTTTGGTAATATTCGGTATTTTTTTAGCGCTGACTCCTGCGGGAACAGCATGATTCGAAGACTACAGGCTGAGAACATGCCCGCGGAAAGCATGGCATAAAAAAATATATGTGTTCAACGTACTATACAATAATAATCAGACTTTCATTTATACCTTATTGTATTGTTTCGCCGCTTCTAATTTTCTCTGCCATTTCGTTTAGTTTACGTAGTCTATGGTTTATACCTGATTTAGAAATTTTCCCTGTACTCACCATTTCTCCTAATTCTTTGATAGATACATCTTGGTTATCTATTCTTAATTTCGCTACTTCTCGCAGTCGATCTGGTAAATTATCAATTCCAATTTCTTTGTCGATCAGTTGAATACTTTCTACTTGTTTCATTGCGGCACTTACTGTTTTATTTAAATTGGCAGTTTCACAATTGACGAGTCTATTTACAGAGTTTCTCATATCACGAATAATTCTAACATCTTCAAATTTCAGTAATGCTTGATAGCCTCCGATTAAACTTAGAAAGTCAGAGATTTTTTCTGCCTCTTTTAAATAACTTATATATCCTTTTTTGCGTTCTAATTGTTTAGCATTTAAATCGTATTGATTCATAAGCGCTGTCAGATCTGCTGAGTGCTCTTCATATAAAGAAAATATTTCTAGATGATAAGAAGATGTTTCTGGATTATTGACTGATCCTCCTGCTAGAAAAGCACCTCTTAAATAACTTCTTTTACAACAATCATTTTTCAAAATATCTTTGTCGATTACTTGTTTAAATACACCTTCTTGTAAAATACCTAGCTCATCTAATATTTCTTTAGCTTTTACTTTTATTCTACTGATATATATATTATTTTTCTTAAGTTTCATTTTCTTTCTCACCAATAACTCAACTTCTACTCCGAAGCATTTTTTTATGAGAGAAAAAATACGACGTGCTATCGCTGCATTTTCAGTTTGTACATTTATGACAAATTGTTGATTAGAAATACTTAAATTACCATTCATTCTAATCAAAGCTGAAAGTTCTGCCTTTGCGCAACAATCATCTACTTCAATTCTTGTTAGTTCATTTTTCATTTCTGAAGCAAAGCTCACAGCAGACCACCCTTTCTTAATTTATATGCACATAAAAATAATGATATGCCTAAAGACATATCATACGTTTTGTATCTATTTTATATTACATGGAATAGCCGGGCGTATCAAGTTTTTCAACTTAAACAATTTATTATTTTCTTTTTGTTTCTTTTATGATGCCAAATAACAACATTGCTAAACCAATTACTAAGAAACTTATGCCTATTTGCTGATTAGTCATTAAACCAATAAGTAGAAATATGCATCCTACTAATACCATTATGATTTGAACGTTCTTCATCAATCATCACCTCATCTTGAAAGCCCTTACACTAATATTACTTGATTTCCATAAAAAAATATAGTTACAACTCATCTAATCGTTGTAACTATATCGTTAATTTATTTATCTTTTTTATATTGAATTGTACTAATTTCTCGTAACGCAATTTCATATATAAGTTGTGCTAACACTTTGTTGTTATGTCTTATATATTGATGAGGTGTAATACTTACTAAATTATTATCATGGATGCATTGCACACCCATTTCTGTTAATTTGTCACCATCAAATTCAACTTGCTTTGCATCTTCTTGTTCGTATCTCAATAAAATTTCTTCATTAAAACGTTTATTTTGACAGATTACAAAATCAATAAATTCTTCGCCAACATGATCATGAATAGCTTTCACATGGTCACTAACTGAATAACCTGTTGTTTCGCCCTTTTGAGTCATAAGATTACATACATATAATCTTTCAGCTTCAGTATTTATAATAGCATCTTTAACTTTATTTAAAATCAAATTAGGCATTATACTCGTATATAACGAACCAGGTCCCATCACAATTAAATCTGCTTCTTCAATTGCATCAATGGCCTCTTTCATTGGTTCAATATCTTCAGGCGTTAAAAATACTTTTTCAATTTTCTTTGACGTTTTAGGAATATTAGACTCTCCAACTATAATCTCACCGTCTGACATCACAGCATTTAATACAACACTTTTAGTCGTAGATGGAATGACTTGGCCTTTAATATTTAAAATTTTACTTAATTCTTTAACTGCATGACCAAAATCATTCGTTATATTCGTCATAGCTGCTAATAGTAAATTTCCTATAGAGTGTCCGCCTATCTTTTCTTCTTCAAAACGGTATTGAAACAGTTGTTCAAGCATAGGTTCAGTATCACTTAAAGCTGCTAGCACGTTTCTAATATCTCCAGGAGCAGGTATATCCATCACATCACGAATTTTACCTGTACTGCCGCCATCGTCTGCAACTGTTACGATAGCTGTAATATCTATTTGATACTCTTTCAGTCCTCTCGCTAATACTGAAAGTCCTGTTCCGCCTCCAATTAAGACGACTTTTAATTTTTTCATTTTTTCTTTTTACTTTCAATATGTGCATCGCGATGTGACGTATACACAACATAGTCAAAGTTCTCTTTAATATCT
This portion of the Mammaliicoccus vitulinus genome encodes:
- the gpmI gene encoding 2,3-bisphosphoglycerate-independent phosphoglycerate mutase; the encoded protein is MAKQPTALIILDGFANREEEHGNAVKLANKPNFDRYYNKYPHNELSACGLDVGLPEGQMGNSEVGHLNIGAGRVVYQSLTRINKSIKDGDFFEIEELKQAMNHVVKNDSTLHLMGLLSDGGVHSHYKHLFALLELAKQQGVEKVYVHGFLDGRDVDQKSALKYIEETENKFKELGIGQFASISGRYYAMDRDNRWDREEKAYDAMSNGVGPVFTNAIEGVEANYKEGLTDEFVMPFIVKDEEKGVENTGVNSHDSMIFFNFRPDRAAQLSQVYTNEKFEGFEIKRKLEDLFFVTFTNYSDDVFAKVAFKPVDIKNTIGEVAEKNSLNQLRIAETEKFPHVTYFMSGGQHAEFKGERRVLIDSPKVATYDLKPEMSAYEVKDALIGELDKGDLDLIILNFANPDMVGHSGMLEPTVKAIEAVDECLGEVVDKILSMNGTAIITADHGNSDEVLTDSDSPMTTHTTNPVPVIVTKEGVEVRSGGRLADLAPTLIDLLGVEQPEDMTGESLIKK
- the tpiA gene encoding triose-phosphate isomerase; amino-acid sequence: MRKPIIAGNWKMNKTVQEAKDFANELPALPDTNEVDSVICAPTLHLDALVNLTKEGVAQGLQIGAQNAYFEDNGAFTGETSPAALEDLGVKYVVLGHSERREYFGETDEDVNKKALAVFSHNMTPIICVGETLEERESGKAESVVGGQVEAALKGFSEEQVKASVIAYEPIWAIGTGKSSNSEDANEMCAHVRKVVAGAFSQEAADSLRVQYGGSVKPENIKEYMAQSDIDGALVGGASLKVDSFVALLEGAK
- a CDS encoding phosphoglycerate kinase — encoded protein: MAKKNVKDVDVKGKKVLVRADFNVPMKDGKITNDNRIVQALPTIKYIIEQGGKVILFSHLGKVKTEEDKKELSLKPVAERLSELLNKEVTFVPETRGEELENAVNGLSEGNVLVVENTRFEDVDGKKESKNDPELGKYWASLGDIFINDAFGTAHREHASNVGIASNVETASGFLMDKEIKFIGGVVSEPERPLVAILGGAKVSDKIGVIENLLTIADKVIIGGGMAYTFFKAQGKEIGLSLLEEDKVDFAKELLDRAGDKIILPVDCKVAKEFSNDAEITIVSADEIPADQESMDIGPKSIELFSEALQGANTVVWNGPMGVFELSNFAKGTIGVCKAIASLENATTIIGGGDSAAAAMDLGFADDFSHISTGGGASLEYLEGKELPGIVAISEK
- the gap gene encoding type I glyceraldehyde-3-phosphate dehydrogenase, with product MATKVAINGFGRIGRLAFRRLQEVENIEVVAINDLTDDAMLAHLLKYDSTQGRFKDEVEVIEGGFRVNGKEIKTFENPNPKELPWGDLDIDVVLECTGFFADKEKASAHIDAGAKKVLISAPASGDLKTIVYNVNHDELDGSEEIVSGASCTTNCLAPMAQVLNNQFGIVEGLMMTIHAYTGDQNTLDAPHSKGDFRRARAAAQNIVPNSTGAAKAIGLVIPDLKGKLDGSAQRVPVATGSVTELTAVLDKEVSVEEINEAMKNATNDSFGYTEDEIVSSDIIGITYGSLFDATQTRVMTVGDRQLVKTVSWYDNEMSYTSQLVRTLEYLAAQANK
- a CDS encoding sugar-binding transcriptional regulator yields the protein MEDLLKIQHRLVPDLIDKMYRRFNILSTIEKKQPIGRRTLSDVMNVTERVLRTEIEILKQQDLVSVQSTGMKLTETGERILASLSHYLTLYSSFNHIEEEIFNRYGVKAHIVRGNSDSDETVKAEMGTVTAELLEQSLYDNASVSVTGGSTMARVSESLHPLDKDILFTPARGGLGENVVFQANTICASMANRTGGSYKVLYVPDQVSESSYETLLKEPAVIEVLDAIRHSDFIIHGIGDALKMAQRRKTSEEVLSQLKHHHAVGEAFGYYFDSKGEVVHRVKTIGLQLEDLATKTNIFAVAGGASKAEAIKAYLEIAPKNTILITDEGAAKAMINLE
- a CDS encoding glutaredoxin family protein, translated to MKDDFMTIKFYVGLNCGLCEDAKIQIDFFKESYNHDIKVDTINIEEDDTLHEKFMLRVPVVEYKGVVLQEGHIDFVTLIEAYDDLN
- the clpP gene encoding ATP-dependent Clp endopeptidase proteolytic subunit ClpP is translated as MNLIPTVIETTNRGERAYDIYSRLLKDRIIMLGSAIDDNVANSIVSQLLFLQAQDSEKDIYLYINSPGGSVTAGFAIYDTIQHIKPDVQTICIGMAASMGSFLLSAGAKGKRFALPNSEVMIHQPLGGAQGQATEIEIAARHILRTREKLNKILSERTGQPIEKIEKDTDRDNFLTAEEAKEYGLIDDVMHPEDIKSN
- the whiA gene encoding DNA-binding protein WhiA: MSFASEMKNELTRIEVDDCCAKAELSALIRMNGNLSISNQQFVINVQTENAAIARRIFSLIKKCFGVEVELLVRKKMKLKKNNIYISRIKVKAKEILDELGILQEGVFKQVIDKDILKNDCCKRSYLRGAFLAGGSVNNPETSSYHLEIFSLYEEHSADLTALMNQYDLNAKQLERKKGYISYLKEAEKISDFLSLIGGYQALLKFEDVRIIRDMRNSVNRLVNCETANLNKTVSAAMKQVESIQLIDKEIGIDNLPDRLREVAKLRIDNQDVSIKELGEMVSTGKISKSGINHRLRKLNEMAEKIRSGETIQ
- a CDS encoding gluconeogenesis factor YvcK family protein, coding for MKKLKVVLIGGGTGLSVLARGLKEYQIDITAIVTVADDGGSTGKIRDVMDIPAPGDIRNVLAALSDTEPMLEQLFQYRFEEEKIGGHSIGNLLLAAMTNITNDFGHAVKELSKILNIKGQVIPSTTKSVVLNAVMSDGEIIVGESNIPKTSKKIEKVFLTPEDIEPMKEAIDAIEEADLIVMGPGSLYTSIMPNLILNKVKDAIINTEAERLYVCNLMTQKGETTGYSVSDHVKAIHDHVGEEFIDFVICQNKRFNEEILLRYEQEDAKQVEFDGDKLTEMGVQCIHDNNLVSITPHQYIRHNNKVLAQLIYEIALREISTIQYKKDK